From the Helianthus annuus cultivar XRQ/B chromosome 17, HanXRQr2.0-SUNRISE, whole genome shotgun sequence genome, the window TAAATTACAACCGAAAAAACATACAAATGTtccaaattaatagtatataaataagtATTAGAAAAACCCGACCGATACCCGCAACATCAAGATTACCCAACATTCACCCCCATAATCTTGATGTGGGTTCTTTGTTACTTGCTTGTCTCTCGGTTGCATTCGTTCTCTTGCTCTTCATGTTATCTTTCTTGCCTAGATCTTCTCATTCTTGCTTTAATCGGTTCTTACATGCTTCCTTTCATCAATTTAATCACAAGCTACCTGCTTCCATGCTTTCTTTGGTCCACCAACTCATATGGCCACCTCCAAATTGCCTTTTCTTTTCTTTACTGCAAGTTCGTACATTTCCTATATGCATATTTGAGGATTGTTATTTTATCTTCTGCAAGTTTGTATTTCACTTCAGATTTCGTGAGTTTGTAAACTGGCCTGATAACCAACATAGTGGCAGCACCTGAGTTGTGCGTGGGCATGTCACATAATGTTTAGCAGTGGTTGAAAGCCTATTGAACTTAGCTTTACCCCATGAAGACAATGTGATAGAGATATTGTTAGAGGAGCCACAAAACTGTCGACAAGGGCTCGCACAATGTTTGGAGATCGAAGTTCCCGTAGTGGCACATGAGCAAACATGCGGCGACAGGCGTGAATGAGGTCGATGTTGCTGTGATCAGATTTTAAGAAGAATATATGAAAAACTTTTAGAGAGACTAAGTGTAGGCTGTTTAGATGTAGTTGTTGCCATAAAAAAAAGAGAGAAGAAAGGGTTTATAGAGGAAAATGATATATAGTCTTTGTGGCTTTCATACCAACACCAATGATTGTATTTTTTTTCTAATGAACCActgtatatatagagagagacaATGATTGTTAACCCTGATTAATGGTCCCTAAGTTACATCCATACTTATATATAGTTGCTTTATCATTTCCGAAGAAAATGTAACTTTCTTTGCCCAAGCTAACAAGGGTGTGCACCTTTAGGACTGGCGATTTAGGCCTAAAAATGCTTATTATTGGGCATCGGCTGATCCTGGCTGGCGGCAGTCATAGTCACTTGGTGCACCAACTATTTCATATTGGAAAGATTACTAGAATAGACAAGTTGACCTTCAAAGTCAACGGAACAGACATGCATATTCAGCTTTGGCAAGATAGACAAAAGTGTAGTAGGCTAAATGGCCGATGATAGGATTCAGTCTCTTGTTTTTAGCCTACATTTTTTCATATATCGGCTATTTTGCCTACGTTTTTTCATCCGTACATGTCTTTTTATTGGTTTTTTGAGGACCCCATTGTACATCACCATTAGTTTTTTTGTGTAGGATAAGCCTTATCCGTCTTAGCTCAGATCCTAATTAGCACTTTTTGTCTTTGTTTATTTTGATAATGGCTAAATTGTCATGTCAATTTTATTAACTTTGAAGGTCAATTTGTTTATTCTAGTAATTTTCCAAGTTGTATTTAAAAACTAATTACACAAATCATTTTCCTTTGAAGAACCCTCTCATATCATGCCAACTACAATAATATTGGAATCAAAGTACTAATGGACAGATAGAAACAACAAACCTCAAAGCTTTTATGTTACACATATAGGTCTTACTGTCTCTAACATTTGTACttacatacatatacataattATATATCCACTCCAAGAAAAATGACGTTGGTATTCTTTGGTCCGACTAGCATGAACAACAATAGTACTATACTTGAAACTTGAAACTCTCTATTTACGTATTTTTGCTTCCTTAGTTTCTCCTTTTGATATAATCTCCAGTGATCACTTTCACGGGGTCATTTTACTCTTCATATGATAGCTTAAGAGGCCAGAGTATTCATCATCAGAATGAAAATCTAAACTCGCACGGGGTTGACATCCAAACCTCTCTGATAAACAAAAACTTCGATACGTTGTTCGTGAAACTTTAACTTCAATGGAAAATAAAGCTTTCACGGGTCTATGATCCGACAATCTTGTTTCGCTTCTTGTGTAAAGAAGTTGCTTTGATCCCTCTCCCGTCCAAATTATCCTATCACACCTGTGGACATAATAGTTTCTTGAAATTCTACTCGAAATGTAAATATAACTACTATAAAGATGACTTTCACCGACGAATAAATCACCCAATCACCATCGGGTTAATATGTCGGTAATAATCGTTGAGTTGAGGTTATCAACAAAAAATAACAAACTCCAAAAAGAGGTAAATCAGTAATTGTTTTGCATGAATTTAGAGAGAAAAATTACCATGCAGGAGCACGTTTCTTTTTGGGTTTGGTACCCAAATGACCACAACCATAGTATTCATCACAATTAAGTTGGTACTTGTAAGTAGGAGCAAAACTGATAGTTCCTTCATGCCAAGCTTCAAATGCTTGCCCATCCATGAGttccattcgaagctttataagTCATCAAAGACCATAATCAATCCAAATTCAATCATATTAagttttaaattcaaattttgtATAGAGTTCTCGTAGATGTTCAAGTTAAGTATGATTCAACGTTACGCTCCATTTATGTTTAATTAAATAGTGTTATGATCAAGATAATGCCGCTTTTAAGTTACCTGATCGTTCTCAAGTAGTGTATTCCAATCCTTTCGGTTTACTAGTAATCGTGTTTCGCTCTCTGGCAATGAAATCCGATAATTTAGGTCTCCCAGCAAGACAACACGACTGTTATCATACAAAAACTAAATAAGCATGTATACGTTGTGTTGACAAAGATATATAGATAAAACATAAAAGAGTAAACAATGCTAAATTATAAGATTACGCACCGCCATTTGgtaaaacaaaaaatatatatttttctacaTAGTTAATAGAAGTTTTCAACATATCATTAGTAAATTATAACCATAAGTTTCATGAGATTAAAACAACTGTTAAATAATAAGTTTCTAGATAAAAACAAGCCATTGGTTGATATGAATTGTTGCTTCTTTTTAAATAATGAACGTGTCTTAATCATCAAGTAATTACATTGATACAATATTTAATCACACACATTTTTTAAGCTGAAGATACCAAGCAAATCGATCAATCATCTCTTTGGGGCGGTTATTAATATTGAGTTATTGACTAATAAAATAATTGACCATAAGCTTGCTTCGGCTTTTTGTCGACAACTAATCCATCGAGGGAAAAAAGCCCTTTTGAAGGCTTATTTATATTATATACTTTCCATCAAAAGTGAAGCTTCAAAGCAtttttgttgatgcagattttgtgtccgatgcttgtcgaatagattagttattaatttacgctgaatttgtaatagttagtgaaacggtctatcgaacgtgtatagacccgctcgtttgaagtggtcaaacgagagggttattcggttgaccgtgtgtgtttgctagacaaattaCGGTTGTatatgttggtgtcgaaggataaggcatcgaaggattatgtatatccttcgatgagctcgaaagatatccatcgaaggatggacctcgaaggatatgtgatccttcgaggtatatgtgtatctttcgatagctggatgatcgacagatgatctatcgatcagtcagttagatccttcgaccatacaacctgtgttgggtataaataccaacacttggtcatttgcaacacaagagagaAGGGGAGCTCATTTGTGAGTTCCCTgtgagcttcagtgtgtctgggagagatcaccacttgatCTCTCCCCgaatgtatactcctttggtattagttcggtttccatgtaatcgggccgacttgtaatgtttactaccggattaatacaaaagttgtttgtttatcatctctttatctcttccatctatgaacattatcatgaaaatcacggattggatcccgaaacacggacctacaattggtatcagagccatggtgcccgatttagtaaaactaaccgtttactaagtcacatgtgctctagatctgtgatttttgtgggtttttgttcaagatgtaaaaatggtgaaaatgagaaaaactcagatctgaacccgaatattcagatctgtgataaaacgggtgttgggttttatgtttttctcctaaaagttcaagttttcttcatcaaaaatTGTGTACAAAGTGTTTCATCGCATCTGCAAATTTTTCCAGGTCTCTGTGTTCATAatgttcttcacatcttcatagTTTGAAGGATATGAAGAACTTCGAAAGATCAGGTTGCTTTTTCGAGAGATCAGTCCTTTAGTCGAAGGGTTATCCTTCATTGATTCGAAGGATCATTCTTTGTTTCGAAGGGTCAAGTTCTTTTTGAAAAATCAGTTCTGATATGACAGCAGCTGATGTGTGTCAGATCCAGATCTGACATGTGCCAGAAAAGTCAATTTCACAACTTTCGAAAGATTCTTTTCTCGAAGGATTATCTCACAACCTCGAAAGATCATATCTGTTCGAAAGACAGAAACTGATCTGTGGATCATCTTTCGAGACCGAAAGATCTGTGCTCGAAACCCCCAAcaacttcgaaggatgtttaaataaataaaaaaaggggCGGTTGTTGACTTTTGATGAGAAAAGTGAAGCAATGTGATTGGGCCAAATGAAGTAGTGGGGCGGTGATCAAATGGGACTTGGGATTGATGGGATAATTAATGCTCACATGGGTTTTTGATTTGAGTTGGTGGATGCTTGTTGTCTTATCGAAGAAAGAGAAGGAAATAAAGACAAAATGAAGATGATGTTTATCGGCTGACTTTGGGAAAAGAGATTACACATGTTGATGTCGGCtgatgattttaaaaaaaaaaaaaaaaaagggttgCAAACTTGTGGGTGGATCAAATATCAATGCACCGCCCACTTTGGTGGTTGATAATTGCCGCCCATACAACCCAATTACAGCCAATGTGTTGAAAGATCATTTTGTTTTCGAAAGGTCATGTTCAAAAATTTCGAAGGATACACAAATGTGCTTTCTGTTGCCAACTTTCAATAAGTCCAAGGTTatgacatcaccatgacatcacaatAATGATGTCATGGTGAGGTGTAAACGGGAATGGGTTTGTggcgctccgtgcttcgcgtgtcgaactctggggcgcacgacggaggaatgtcgtgacgtcgggcttgagccggacctaaccgtgtcaaaaccgagtcgaaccgagccgagtcgcgtccacacaaggtgtatcaaagtgaaaatctagcGCCTAAAGTTATATTTTGCTAGATTTCTCTATTGGGCCCCCTTTTGGTGTGAATtttggacaaaaaaaaaaaaaaaaaatccattggAACAAAGGTTTTTGATGCAGAGTGGGGTCGGGTGTTCGCGAAGATGATTTGAACCGCGCTTCGAAATTTCaacgtcaaaaaaaaaaaaaaaaaaaaaaaaaaaaaaaaaaaattcgtaCGAATTCGGGAGTGCGCGGGATGATGCGGTATGATGAAAACagaagatgatgaaaacttgatgtttgaaaaaatgtggggtagtcacggttaccgatgcaatggcaaaaatggtaacgcgactattatgggccaaaaacaacacgatATGTTCGCTTCCGCACGTCAAaatttatgattgttaccggttattcggaaatgttcgaaaggattttgtttattgtcatattctcgcatttgaagacgaacgtatgaacctggaacgtctataccgatcctaacgagttcacaaagtctttggagggatacaagtcggatcctacggggtactaggcgaaatttctttatcaactagaatatgcaacgaagaaatctttttgtttattgtcatattctcgcatttggtaacgaatgaatgaacctagaatgtcaataccggtcctaacgagttcacaaattctttggagggatacaattcagatcctacggggtaccaggggacgttcttattcaactagattatgcaaagaagaaagtcatgttcgtgaattttcggaaccgagaacattcaatgaagattgatgacagttccgctcagtggagggaattggtgaacatttgacgacagtttctttgaagtggaaagaatctgttaaggtttagagattttaccaaagaaatggggggataaaaattttttcatttgttgaatttcttcggtaaatttctaaacgcaatcacaggtggtagagtttgtgattttctggtgatacatacggttctgcgtggaatgttttgcacagacacatatttgaggattttaattaattctccagctagcgtgaagggttttgcacggaaacatacaggtatctaaagtcgacagttgtttcaaagcgctgtttactgaagacctgggggaatctttatgaaagttgatagttcaaggctgaagacctgcaggattcggttttgggtttgatgtttctttgggattttacagggatctgggggtaactcaattcgttgagtttgcaaacgatgtacttggtcaagctgacttcctgagtactgatgctgaagattcgtagtgcattacgtggtcgacttcacaaaggcgagacaatgagatctggatgtagttcaactaagcgtgccgtttggttgagcttgcaagggatacacttggtcaagctgactttcctgagtgttgatgctgaagattaaagtgcattacttggtcgatttcacaaagtcggtttacagaagacagttcaccagaaatctctatcaatgtagtatgcttgaagatcaagacttgatgcagcttttaaagaatggaacccttatcaaatgccggttggagtattggaagatcagcggaagatcggtcaattgagcctcttgaggaaattgcacaacactcaacacggatacgcgtactttaagGGGGAAACATTATACaaggagcatcaagatactacttacctggatcatcggtcaagggggaattggttaacacagagaagatgaatacttgactgaagatcgattgcagttgcatgttcagcattcgacagcaacggacaagggggaatttgttgatgcagattttgtgtccgatgcttgtcgaatagattagttattaatttacgctgaatttgtaatagttagtgaaacggtctatcgaacgtgtatagacccgctcgtttgaagtggtcaaacgagagggttattcggttgaccgtgtgtgtttgctagacaaattaCGGTTGTatatgttggtgtcgaaggataaggcatcgaaggattatgtatatccttcgatgagctcgaaagatatccatcgaaggatggacctcgaaggatatgtgatccttcgaggtatatgtgtatctttcgatagctggatgatcgacagatgatctatcgatcagtcagttagatccttcgaccatacaacctgtgttgggtataaataccaacacttggtcatttgcaacacaagagagaAGGGGAGCTCATTTGTGAGTTCCCTgtgagcttcagtgtgtctgggagagatcaccacttgatCTCTCCCCgaatgtatactcctttggtattagttcggtttccatgtaatcgggccgacttgtaatgtttactaccggattaatacaaaagttgtttgtttatcatctttttatctcttccatctatgaacattatcatgaaaatcacggattggatcccgaaacacggacctacaaTTTTTCTTGCAGGTATTATTATATAAGGTTTTAAAAACTATATGTGTGAAGATGGGATTTCAAACTAACCATTATTAAAACAAGTCAAActaataaagaaatatttttaggcTTTACAAAAAATCTTAATAGGCATTATAAACAATCTTAATAGGCATTATAAAAATATTATAGGCAATATAAACTAACTAATTAAGCCTACATTATTGAGCAATTTAATCACTTTGGTTATTCTTTTCATTAAAATATTGTATTTGGTCGTTTTATAGAATTTATTTATAAGTTAAAGTGTTTTCGAGTCATGTTTCTAATCTAATTTTATGTATCATCTATAAACAACCATTCCAAGTTGTCGTTAATCAAATATATATTTTGCAATCTTTAAAAAAAGTAAGAAGTGAAGACAGAATCTAAATAAACCTTTGTCTTTTTACCACAAACCTTTGAGTAAGATACTTTTGTTTCTTCCTCTGGATTATTTGTGTGAATAATTATAAAGAAATGATCATTATGTAGTTCTTGTAAAGGTAGTTTTATATTCATCTGCCACTTCAAACGATAACGACGAGACAAAAACATCAAAACTTCAAAAAATCGACTATTCGTTGAATTTTTAATGTCACATTcatattattagtttattatagGAAGATAATTTTGGGTAAATTAATCGTACAACTTGGTTTTTAGTTTATTATAGGAAGATAATTTTGGGTAAATTAATCGTACAACTTGGTTTAAAGTATAGAAGCAAATATGATTGGCAGTTGGCAAACATATAAAAAATATCATATCCGAAAGCAACTTGTTAACTTTTCAAAACATGATATTCGTTTTTTTTCCTACAAACAAACCATCTCTTTCAGTTAAACGTCAATGAATACGCTATATTCTTAGTTTTGACGAATTGTGTGGCATTTGCCATTCCTAATAGCTTTTTCTTGTGGAAAGCAAGACGCCAATGGTTTGAAATATTTACTAGTGAAATAGAAACTTACTCGTGGTCTAGAATCGTTTTGGGCAGATCAAGTGACGGTCCCATAACGGTCGGAAAACTTGTTCTAGAGAAAATCTCGGTGGCATTCGAGTTTCTAACTCTCTCATCTCCTTCTCTTCCTCCTGACGCTAAGTGAACACATACGAAGCAAAAACTTGTCTCGTGAAACTGGAATCGTACTGAAACCGAGCCCTGTAGATAACATAATCACTATGGTTATTTCACCATGTTTACCATCTTTTATGAAAAGAAAAACCATACTACGTGCATGATTATAATGATcttgtaattttgataattatcaTACGAGTAAATAGTTACGAAAACGtcaccatgtttttttttttttttgcctttttcATGTAATTCGTACGTTTAGTACGTTAAAATTATTTGTACGAGAACTTTATATGAAATAACaaagaatatccattttcaaagAGTTTAGAATACATGTTATATTCGAATCTAAAACTAGTCATACATAAATCTATACTGGTATCCAGTTGAAGACAATTAGTTACCTTGTTGCCAAGGCATCCCATGATGCCACAACCTACACAAGAGACATTAGGGTTTCgaaaaaatggatgaagatcGCTGCGAACCCATACCGATATCATTATCCCAACCATTTGTTTGCTGATTAGACATCGAAACTCCGGTTGAATCATGCTACTCTCAGTGTTTGATTTCTTGCCTTTCGTAACACGTTGCTTCTCGCTcaagttattgttattgttgtttcggTCGTGTGATTTCTTGTTTAAAGTTTTTCTAATCAAGGAGTTCCATTTCATAGATATCTTCTTCTTATCTGATCCAAGAACATTGGAAGCTCTTAGAGGAACCACTTCTTGAAACCTTAAAATCAAACATTCATGGAGTATGCAGTTGTTAGATATTTTCTTAGTACCATGAGAATATTTTAATTAAAGaaacttgttatttaagttactaAAAGATTAATTACCCAAGTACGTAAATATCGCATGTAGTATTGCTTGTATCTAATAAATCATCGATATTTAAATCGTCGGTAGGTGCAACACCGCCAACGTTCCATGTGCTAACGAAGACCCTTCATATTAAAATAATTCACAAACTTAATAAACGAAGAAATTCTCACTCAAACCAAATTATAAGAACACAAAATTCAGAAAGGTGTGGTGCATTAACTTTTAGTTATATATATGAACGTTAATTTTAGACATTTTAGACTCATATCAAGTATTAAGTCGATAACTTGATAAAAACTGTGACAACTGCATAATtcacttgtatgtatgtatgtatgtgccGGCGTCTTACTTGAACTTTTGTGTATCGTGGTAATCAGTCAAGAGAATTTTAGGACTCGGGACAGGTTCGAGATCCAATGTTGGAAGATCAAGAAAAGAATAAGTGTTTCCGGGGAAGTCCGCGACAAAGTTATTAGATCCTAATGTTTTTCTGAGTAGCTTACTAGCTACTAATCTTGGCCACATAACCTTAAAACACAACATAAGAATGTCAGCTTCCATGTGCATGTTATATGTGTATATACATTTCCATGTTATGAATTTGTGTGAGaagtgtatatatatgtgtgtatacaAACGTAATATatttatagagagagagagagactcaCTTCTCCTCGCATGGTCTGAAGGAAATTGTTGGTGAAGTTGAAGATGTAGGGAGAGCACAATAGAAACCCTCAACAAGAGAGAACATCCAAAGGAATATAAAGACATGAGAGagagatggggggggggggggggggggggtttcttaatgatttaatttatatattgATTTGCATTTTTTACTATTTTATGGGAGAGAAATGCAAGTTGCCACTTTAGAAGTTAATATATAGTGACGTACAGAGTGATGTCGATGCATGAAGAATTCAAGCTTACTCGAAATAGTACATTAGCGAAAAAGTTATTTACGTGATTTTACGTTAAACACTCCTAGTAATAAACTAATATAGCAAATATGAGCGTAAAAAGGGTCCCAActtctttgttttttatttacaGTATGAGGATAGATCAACACAGTTTAACCACAAGTGGTTATCACTTTTAAAATTATGTCGATATTTGTTTTCCATTTTATATGTCGAATTAATACgttgtttttatttgtttcatATTAGAGTTTTAATTATTACTAA encodes:
- the LOC110921864 gene encoding type IV inositol polyphosphate 5-phosphatase 9; the protein is MRGEVMWPRLVASKLLRKTLGSNNFVADFPGNTYSFLDLPTLDLEPVPSPKILLTDYHDTQKFKVFVSTWNVGGVAPTDDLNIDDLLDTSNTTCDIYVLGFQEVVPLRASNVLGSDKKKISMKWNSLIRKTLNKKSHDRNNNNNNLSEKQRVTKGKKSNTESSMIQPEFRCLISKQMVGIMISVWVRSDLHPFFRNPNVSCVGCGIMGCLGNKGSVSVRFQFHETSFCFVCVHLASGGREGDERVRNSNATEIFSRTSFPTVMGPSLDLPKTILDHDRVVLLGDLNYRISLPESETRLLVNRKDWNTLLENDQLRMELMDGQAFEAWHEGTISFAPTYKYQLNCDEYYGCGHLGTKPKKKRAPAWCDRIIWTGEGSKQLLYTRSETRLSDHRPVKALFSIEVKVSRTTYRSFCLSERFGCQPRASLDFHSDDEYSGLLSYHMKSKMTP